A genomic stretch from Mycobacterium malmoense includes:
- the rnc gene encoding ribonuclease III — MVTSRQLLLDALGVDLPEELLSLALTHRSYAYEHGGLPTNERLEFLGDAVLGLTITDELYHRHPDRSEGDLAKLRASVVNTQALADVARNLSDEGLGVYLLLGRGEENTGGADKSSILADGMESLLGAIYLQHGIDTAREVILRLFGALLDAAPTLGAGLDWKTSLQELTAARGMGAPSYVLTSTGPDHDKEFTAVVVVMDTEYGSGVGRSKKEAEQKAASAAWKTLEALEVLDTAGKTSV; from the coding sequence GTGGTGACCTCGCGGCAACTTCTGTTGGATGCGCTCGGCGTCGACCTGCCTGAGGAGCTGCTCTCGCTGGCGCTGACGCACCGCAGCTACGCCTACGAACACGGCGGGTTGCCGACCAACGAGCGCCTGGAATTCCTGGGCGACGCCGTCCTGGGCCTGACCATCACCGACGAGCTTTATCATCGTCATCCCGACCGTTCCGAGGGCGACCTGGCCAAACTGCGGGCCAGCGTGGTCAACACCCAGGCGTTGGCCGACGTCGCGCGCAACCTCTCCGACGAGGGGCTCGGCGTTTACCTGTTGCTGGGGCGGGGCGAGGAGAACACCGGCGGGGCCGACAAGTCCAGCATCCTGGCCGACGGCATGGAATCGCTGCTGGGCGCCATCTATCTGCAGCATGGAATCGACACGGCGCGCGAGGTGATCCTGCGGCTGTTCGGCGCGCTGCTGGACGCCGCGCCCACGCTGGGAGCCGGGCTGGACTGGAAGACCAGCCTGCAGGAGCTGACGGCCGCGCGCGGCATGGGCGCGCCGTCCTACGTGCTCACCTCCACCGGACCGGACCACGACAAGGAATTCACCGCGGTGGTCGTCGTGATGGACACCGAATACGGGTCGGGCGTGGGCCGCTCCAAGAAAGAGGCCGAGCAGAAGGCCGCGTCAGCGGCGTGGAAGACGCTGGAAGCCCTGGAAGTGCTGGACACCGCGGGAAAAACGTCCGTCTAG
- the mutM gene encoding DNA-formamidopyrimidine glycosylase — translation MPELPEVEVVRRGLQAHVVGKTITAVRVHHPRAVRRHEAGPADLTARLLGARITATDRRGKYLWLLLDGDTALVVHLGMSGQMLLGAVPRADHVRISALLDDGTVLSFADQRTFGGWLLADLVTVDGSVVPLPVAHLARDPLDPRFDAGAVVKVLRRKHSELKRQLLDQTVVSGIGNIYADEALWRAKVHGARIAATLSRRRLTAVLDAAADVMRDALAKGGTSFDSLYVNVNGESGYFDRSLDAYGRDGEGCRRCGAVMRREKFMNRSSFYCPRCQRRP, via the coding sequence ATGCCCGAACTGCCCGAAGTCGAGGTGGTGCGCCGCGGCTTGCAGGCCCATGTGGTGGGCAAGACGATCACGGCGGTCCGGGTGCATCATCCGCGCGCGGTGCGCCGGCACGAGGCCGGGCCCGCCGACCTGACCGCCCGGCTGCTCGGCGCGCGGATCACCGCGACCGATCGGCGCGGCAAGTACCTGTGGCTGCTGCTCGACGGCGATACCGCGCTCGTCGTTCACCTCGGCATGAGCGGGCAGATGCTGCTGGGTGCCGTCCCGCGCGCCGACCACGTCCGCATTTCCGCCCTGCTCGACGACGGCACCGTGCTGAGCTTCGCCGACCAGCGCACCTTCGGCGGGTGGCTGCTCGCCGATCTGGTGACCGTGGACGGCAGCGTGGTGCCTCTGCCCGTCGCCCACTTGGCGCGCGACCCGCTGGACCCCCGGTTCGACGCCGGCGCGGTGGTAAAGGTGTTGCGGCGCAAGCACTCCGAGCTGAAGCGCCAGCTGCTGGACCAGACCGTCGTCTCCGGCATCGGCAACATCTACGCCGATGAGGCGCTGTGGCGGGCCAAGGTGCACGGCGCGCGGATCGCCGCCACGCTGAGCCGCCGCCGGCTGACCGCCGTCCTGGACGCCGCCGCCGACGTGATGCGCGACGCGCTGGCCAAGGGCGGGACCTCGTTCGACTCGCTGTATGTCAACGTCAACGGCGAGTCGGGCTACTTCGACCGATCGCTGGACGCCTACGGCCGCGACGGCGAAGGCTGCCGGCGCTGCGGCGCGGTGATGCGCCGGGAAAAGTTCATGAACCGCTCGTCGTTCTACTGCCCGCGCTGCCAGCGGCGGCCCTAG